One segment of Salvia splendens isolate huo1 chromosome 20, SspV2, whole genome shotgun sequence DNA contains the following:
- the LOC121781327 gene encoding uncharacterized protein LOC121781327 — protein sequence MVEKFLEKYYPPSEALKRQSEIISFEMTPQESIREAWERFKGMMKRCPNHGLNPTHQVLAFYRGCLPEAKRELNLSAGGSLLKKGEAEAMEVIDRVTSNDEGWNNERRIVHKIELLHKKIDLMGMGPAVQEQKEGVEDVNYIHQGGNRYYNNSRPNQGGGGYNHFGNKTHPNLSYGNPNNALQPPPGFTVSQGMITEPHKNMEHTNQRLEKVENNMHGMAGHMKSLETQMSQIAQAVGQLHQSGQFPSTTVPNPKDCKAIYLRSGTSYKSPPMPEVEANEVPEEKDEEEIEVESPLMQSEGQPEAIAPPTPQEVKIHFPQLVQKKKLDEKLVMFLEIFKSAPQYSSY from the exons ATGGTGGAAAAGTTTTTAGAAAAATACTACCCACCGAGTGAGGCGTTGAAGAGGCAGTCAGAGATCATTTCGTTTGAGATGACTCCCCAAGAGAGTATCCGAGAAGCCTGGGAAAGATTCAAGGGGATGATGAAGAGGTGCCCCAATCATGGGCTGAATCCGACGCATCAAGTCCTAGCATTCTATAGGGGGTGTCTGCCTGAAGCAAAGCGTGAACTGAACTTGAGCGCAGGGGGATCATTGCTAAAGAAGGGAGAAGCAGAGGCCATGGAAGTGATTGACAGAGTGACCTCTAATGATGAAGGCTGGAACAACGAGAGGAGAATAGTACACAAG ATAGAGCTCCTCCATAAGAAGATAGATCTCATGGGGATGGGACCGGCTGTACAGGAGCAGAAAGAGGGTGTAGAGGATGTTAATTACATACACCAAGGGGGCAATAGATACTATAACAACTCCCGCCCCAATCAAGGGGGTGGAGGTTACAATCATTTTGGGAACAAGACGCATCCTAACCTATCGTATGGGAACCCCAACAATGCCCTTCAACCACCACCGGGGTTCACAGTTTCTCAAGGAATGATCACTGAGCCGCACAAGAACATGGAGCATACCAATCAAAGGCTAGAGAAAGTTGAGAATAATATGCATGGCATGGCAGGACATATGAAGAGCCTAGAAACGCAGATGAGTCAGATTGCccaagccgttggacaattACATCAATCGGGGCAATTCCCAAGTACTACAGTTCCAAATCCGAAAGACTGCAAGGCAATCTACTTAAGGAGTGGGACAAGCTATAAGAGTCCTCCTATGCCCGAGGTGGAAGCTAATGAAGTACCCGAAGAGAAAGATGAAGAGGAGATTGAGGTGGAATCACCTCTTATGCAGTCCGAGGGTCAACCCGAGGCAATTGCTCCTCCCACGCCACAAGAGGTTAAAATTCATTTTCCTCAACTGGTGCAAAAGAAGAAGTTGGATGAGAAGCTTGTTATGTTCCTCGAGATCTTCAAGAGTGCACCTCAATATTCCTCTTATTGA